Genomic DNA from Verrucomicrobiota bacterium:
ATTCTGGCCGACCACGAAATGCCCGGCATGACCGGCCTTGAACTGTTGGGCAAAGTCCGCGAGTCCCACCCGGATGTGATCCGCCTGATGCTCAGCGGACAACTCGAGGTCAAGGAGTTGCTCGATGCGGTCCAGTCTGGCGTGATCCACCGCTACCTGACCAAGCCCTGGCTTCTGGAAGAACTGCTGGTCGTGCTTCGCAATTCGGTCGCCCGCAAAATCTCCGCTTCCCGGCTTGAAGTGGGCGCACCCGAAGAAGCGGAGGCGGCCTCGGCAACCGAAGCTGCCGCCGCCAGGACTGAGGCGGGTGCCGCTCCGGCCGGCCTTGCGAGCGCGGACCAGGCGGATTGCTCGGTGGAGGCCTTCCTCAAGATTCTCAGCGAATTTCATCCCAACCTGGGCAACACCGCGACGCGCGCGATGGCCTTGTGCAAAACGGTCGGCGAACAACTGAGTCTGCCGGCGAGCCAGGCGCAAAGTTTGATCTGGGCTGCGGCCCTTCACGATATCGCCCTGGTGGGAGTGGACCGCCCCA
This window encodes:
- a CDS encoding response regulator, which translates into the protein MSSVSVAMDPSVAKILVVDDEPMILSVLKEQLQPEGFNATFVDSAAKALDALKRESFSIILADHEMPGMTGLELLGKVRESHPDVIRLMLSGQLEVKELLDAVQSGVIHRYLTKPWLLEELLVVLRNSVARKISASRLEVGAPEEAEAASATEAAAARTEAGAAPAGLASADQADCSVEAFLKILSEFHPNLGNTATRAMALCKTVGEQLSLPASQAQSLIWAAALHDIALVGVDRPIVRRWLRSPD